DNA from Candidatus Omnitrophota bacterium:
GATAATTGCTTCATGGCTCCTTTGCCAGAATTGGAGAGAGGCCACATTTTTATTAGTATAATGCCAAATTAGCCATCTCCGGTTTAAGGGAATCTCAACAGATAAATAAGCTAAGATTTCACTGAATCCATAGATAAACATTGTGGCGCGGGGCTTCATTATTCTGGTACATTCATTAATCCATGTTTTACACCATGCAATATATTCTTCCAAGTCTCTTTTATCTAAATTATTGCCGAAATCTTTGCCAATATTATAAGGAGGATCAGCAATAATAACATGGCAGGATTCATCCGGAATTTTTCTAATTTCTTCAATCGCATCCCCACAAATAATTTTGTTTAAGGTTAATTTATCATGTTTTTTGGGTTTATCTTTAACTGGAGGTGTAATAGTTAGGGGTTTGGAGGCAGCATTCTTTATAACATCAACTACTGCGCCTTGTATAATAAATTCTCTCTTTTTATCTATAATAATTGGCTCAATGAATTTATTTGCAGGCTGAAGTCTAATATGCCCTCTTTCTTTATAGAATTTCTTTAGAGTCGTTTTATAATTATCAATAAGTGCAACTATCTTTTGTCCATTTTCAGCTACTGATTGTCTTCTTACTAAGATAATATCGCCTTCATTTATATTTTCATCTATCATGCTATTCCCAATTACTCGTAATGCAAAATATTCATCGTTAGAATTAATTTTGCTTTGGGGTATGGCGATGCTTTCTTTGTTTTCAATTGCCTCAATGGGTTGCCCGGCCGCAATAGTACCAAGAATTGGAATCCGCATTAATTTTTGTTCCGCTGGGACGTCTATCGTTCTAGGATGGTTATTTGTTTTATCCAAAAAACCCATATCTTGTAATTGGCGTATATGGTAATGAATCGTGGCTACGGAGGATAATCGGAAATGTTTTTTTATTTCTTCTAAGGAAGGAGAGTAGTGATGTTTATTTATATAGGCCTTCAAGAAGTCTAATATTTGTCTTTTGCGTTTTGTAAGCATATCCTAGTTTCTTACTTTCGATTCATTTTCGATTATAGTATCAAACCTAAAAATAGTCAAGAGAATTATTCTTATCCTGTCAAGCCAAAATTAAAATGTCCGCTTTTTACACATTTAGAAATGTCCTATTTGAAACATGCTATAATACTGCTTTCGGAAGGAGGCTATTATGGCAGGAAAGGACATTATCTTAATGAGCCAAAGGGAATTAAAACGGTTACACATAGTACACAAGGTAATAGACAAAAGATTAAAGCAAAAAGACGCAAATAGTATATTAGGCCTATCTGACAGGCAAA
Protein-coding regions in this window:
- the lexA gene encoding transcriptional repressor LexA, which encodes MLTKRKRQILDFLKAYINKHHYSPSLEEIKKHFRLSSVATIHYHIRQLQDMGFLDKTNNHPRTIDVPAEQKLMRIPILGTIAAGQPIEAIENKESIAIPQSKINSNDEYFALRVIGNSMIDENINEGDIILVRRQSVAENGQKIVALIDNYKTTLKKFYKERGHIRLQPANKFIEPIIIDKKREFIIQGAVVDVIKNAASKPLTITPPVKDKPKKHDKLTLNKIICGDAIEEIRKIPDESCHVIIADPPYNIGKDFGNNLDKRDLEEYIAWCKTWINECTRIMKPRATMFIYGFSEILAYLSVEIPLNRRWLIWHYTNKNVASLQFWQRSHEAIISCWKNDPVFNRDDVREPYTEGFLNGAAGKVRAGTAGRFSRNGKETIYKAHEAGALPRDVIKIPALAGGAGMTERWFLCKTCDNVFKPGALKKHINHDITKHPTQKPLELSEKLIKSSIPKNGGTVLAPFAGVGSECVAAKQLGLSYIGIELNPDYIRIANKRLDSIEVQNTLKLF